The nucleotide sequence GTCCCAGGCGATGTTGACGAAGCCGATCAGTCGCTCGTCTGCATAGGCGCCGACATGCCCAAGGCTGCGGGCAAGGACATCCTGATAGGATCTTTCCAGCGACACATCCCAGGCGCGCCGCCAGAGTTCGTCGAGTTCCGGATCGGTCGGAAAAGGATCGATCCGGAAACGAGGCACGATGGGATCAATCCATCAGCTTGTTGATGGCATCCACGTCCCGCACGGCGCCCTTTGATGCCGAAGTCACAAAGGCAGCGTAGGCCTTGAGCGCGGTGGTGACCTTGCGTTTGCGGGGCTCGGCTGGTTTCCAGCCCTTGGCATCCTGCTCGGTCCGGCGCTTGGCCATCTCGCCCTCGTTGACGAGCAGCGTGATGGTGCGGCCGGGGATGTCGATCTCGATCATGTCGCCTTCGCGCACGAGGCCGATGGCGCCGCCTTCAGCTGCTTCCGGGGAAACGTGGCCGATGGACAGGCCCGAGGTGCCGCCGGAGAACCGGCCGTCGGTGAGCAGGGCACAGGCCTTGCCCAGGCCCTTCGACTTCAGATAGCTCGTCGGATAGAGCATTTCCTGCATGCCGGGGCCGCCGCGCGGGCCTTCATAGCGGATGACGATGACATCGCCTTCCTTGATCTCGTTGGAGAGAATGGCCTTGACCGTCGCGTCCTGGCTTTCAAACACGCGCGCGGGGCCGGTGAACTTCAGGATCGACTCGTCAACGCCCGCCGTCTTCACGATGCAGCCGTCGAGCGCAATATTGCCCTTGAGCACGGCGAGGCCGCCGTCCTTGGAGAAGGGGTTTTCAGCCGAGCGGATGACGCCGTTCTGCCGGTCGAGGTCGAGCTCATTCCAGCGATTGGACTGGGAGAAGGCCTGGGTGGTGCGAACGCCGCCGGGTGCCGCCTTGAAGAATTCGCGCACCGAGTCCGAGTTCGTGCGGGAAATGTCCCACTTGTCCAGCGCATGGGCCATGGACGGCGCATGGATGGTCGGCTCGTCGCGATTGATCAGGCCGGCGCGATCGAGCTGGCCGAGGATGGCCATGATGCCGCCAGCGCGGTGCACGTCTTCCATGTGCACGTCATTCTTGGCCGGTGCGACCTTGGAGAGCACCGGAACACGACGGCTCAGGGCATCGATGTCGTCCATGGTGAAG is from Devosia sp. SD17-2 and encodes:
- the ilvD gene encoding dihydroxy-acid dehydratase, with product MPAYRSRTTTHGRNMAGARGLWRATGMKNEDFGKPIIAVVNSFTQFVPGHVHLKDLGQLVAREIEIAGGVAKEFNTIAVDDGIAMGHDGMLYSLPSRDIIADSVEYMVNAHCADAMVCISNCDKITPGMLNAAMRLNIPVVFVSGGPMEAGKAILKGKLQALDLVDAMVMAADEHYTDEEVQAVEEAACPTCGSCSGMFTANSMNCLTEALGLSLPGNGSTLATHSDRKRLFQEAGHLIVDLARRYYEQDDETVLPRSIATKAAFENAMALDIAMGGSTNTVLHILAAAFEGGVDFTMDDIDALSRRVPVLSKVAPAKNDVHMEDVHRAGGIMAILGQLDRAGLINRDEPTIHAPSMAHALDKWDISRTNSDSVREFFKAAPGGVRTTQAFSQSNRWNELDLDRQNGVIRSAENPFSKDGGLAVLKGNIALDGCIVKTAGVDESILKFTGPARVFESQDATVKAILSNEIKEGDVIVIRYEGPRGGPGMQEMLYPTSYLKSKGLGKACALLTDGRFSGGTSGLSIGHVSPEAAEGGAIGLVREGDMIEIDIPGRTITLLVNEGEMAKRRTEQDAKGWKPAEPRKRKVTTALKAYAAFVTSASKGAVRDVDAINKLMD